One Dehalococcoidia bacterium genomic window carries:
- the def gene encoding peptide deformylase — translation MAVKIIRQIPDPVLRRKTRRVLKIDKSVIELVEDMMDTLEKSDGAGLAAPQIGVSLRVAVLWMPEEEPFAIINPEVVKRIGEREVEEGCLSLPGYQGKIKRSVSVTIKCLDIEGKPLRIRAKELLAQALEHEIDHLNGVLYIDHLESPDKLYKIEPKTAEQAGGETPKEGLVIGSPAPPASEDKPPVPESAHAV, via the coding sequence ATGGCTGTTAAAATAATCCGTCAGATTCCGGACCCTGTCCTGAGACGCAAAACCAGGCGCGTGCTCAAGATAGATAAGTCTGTCATCGAGCTGGTCGAGGACATGATGGATACGCTTGAAAAGTCCGATGGAGCCGGGCTGGCGGCGCCTCAGATCGGCGTATCGCTACGGGTGGCCGTGTTGTGGATGCCCGAGGAAGAGCCGTTCGCTATCATCAATCCCGAGGTGGTGAAGCGTATCGGTGAAAGGGAGGTCGAGGAAGGTTGCCTCAGCCTGCCGGGTTATCAGGGTAAAATCAAGCGCTCGGTCTCTGTAACCATCAAATGCCTCGATATCGAGGGTAAACCTCTAAGGATAAGAGCCAAGGAGCTTTTAGCCCAGGCGCTGGAACACGAAATAGACCACCTGAACGGCGTGTTGTATATCGACCACCTCGAAAGCCCGGACAAGTTGTACAAGATTGAACCCAAGACAGCCGAACAAGCAGGCGGAGAAACGCCGAAAGAAGGTCTGGTAATCGGAAGCCCCGCGCCACCCGCCTCAGAAGACAAGCCCCCGGTTCCGGAAAGCGCCCATGCCGTTTAA